From the genome of Astyanax mexicanus isolate ESR-SI-001 chromosome 3, AstMex3_surface, whole genome shotgun sequence:
CATCCCGTCCAGACCCCGCACCCCGCTGGGCCCGCTGGACAGCATGGGCTACGAGGACCGGCGGATGGTGGATAACGAGCTCTACACCTTTAAAAACCCGGCCGACCCAAACACTATCCGCCTGTCCGCCGCAGAACCCATACGCCTACCAGAACCCGACACCGGGTCCTGGACTGGATCTGACGACGAGCCTGATCCCGAGACTCACTACGACATGGCCATGTAGGACCGGAtagaatacacacacatataaacggTGGAGTTCTGATCTGGGATGGGTTGGATTGCACCTttagaaaaatgtaaattttatagATCTGACTTTTAAGACGTTTTTAAACTAAAGCAGATCCTCATCTCTACAGGTTCTGTTTGGTTTTATTTCTGTTTGATGGGTCCAGATTTTAGGCTGCGTTCACACAGAGCTGGTAAAATAGAacccaaatctgatttatttgtTCAGGTGTGATACAGGTGAACGATAAAAAACAGTGAATATGATGTTTTCAGTTCTGATTTGGGACACTTTGGTCAGTGTAACTTGAGTGAACATTTCAAAGTagaaaattttatgtaaaaatgtgaGTTTTTAATCTATTTTCTCATTTCTAGTTTTTAAATTTCTGCCTCGGTATAATCCAACCTACTTTTGTTACAATAGGCAAAAAATTCTGACTGTGATGCgcaaaaatgaaaaactagaaaTTGAAAGATGAATTTCAAAAACCCATTTATTCTTCACTATACTAaacgaaaataaaataaaaattctacacCCAAATATTTATTACACGTTGTTACACTGACCCATTCTAATACGTGGTGttaaaatctgatttatatacATCACAACATCACTCTGAACAGTCTTTAAACAGCTTTAACAGAATTcatgcaaattttttttttaaagaagaataaaaagacgagtagcatcacagtgctaacgctcggaggaaagcgcagcgactcggttttgatacatcagctcacagacgcagccttgtgctgatccacatcaccctaggagtgatgaggggaaagagagagcgccatctactgtactgtacccacccagagagagtaagaccaactgtgctctctcagggctctggcagctgatgacaaagtCTGAAGTGGGCGTGGCTGAATAACCTGCTGTTTTTAAGGTACAGTGTTGAGCTGGAACTGagtgatagctcctgtgatgctgaagaagatgaaactgaaacttcatgtgaagctctgctGCTCTTCAGAGAATGAGTTTCGTCAGTTTAGGATCGTGAATTTGATTAAACTAATGTCTGATGCAGATTATATTAAACAGATTACGTtataaacagtctaaaataaacatcagattttggtcatttttatctgctgtgtgaacaaaGCGTTTATCTCCTGACTTGAACGTTTTATagactcttaatgtgtttgtatataaatttCACACAACGTAAGGAGAACATTTGGAGAACTTTGTTAGGTGTTAACTTTGCTTTCCAAAAGTCTCACAGTGATCTGATCATCATGTtggtaaatgttttttatatttgtaaataataataataattatgacagAAAATTCCAGCTGGAGCTTTTGCTGATAACTGGGTTCAGATCGATGGTCGAGGTGGTTTAAACTGGTCATTCAGGTGAATATATTGTATACTGTTAAACTAGCTGGTTATAGGATGGTTGAGCAGGTGGTTAAACTGGTTAAACTGGTAAACTGAATAGTTTAGTattagaccagctaaaccaatcAGCTCCACTCAGGAGAAAAGCTCTATAGAGTCGAGCTGCTCGGCTTTATTAAACCAGTATAATGAACTTCTGAATATTGTGTTTCTCAGAGGTATAAATATTTGATTTACTATAtttttgactttttattttatttatcgtTTGAAATTCCTCATGTATATTTTCCCTTCCTTTTTACGTAATAAATGTTTAGATATTTAAGCCTCTGTGAgtatttctgctgtttttatagACGTTACCCTCACAGTCTTTTATGTCTTTTGCttttaggggtgtaagaaaatattgagaTGATCTCAAACTATCATGATGTATTGCTTTGCAACGCTGTATTGATCGTTCATGATTTAGTTAGAAGTAAAGATTGATGTCTGAAGGTTATTTTGGTGTTGTgtttaaaggagcagtaaagccactctgctaaagaacagagttataagggtgagttttcagttaagtttctccagcactaaggcttggtgcagcagcattagcattagctgctaaccacatcgCTAGTTcctttgcagttcagaggtgagtatattttgGATTGCAGTCTGCGTGTTTGccttattaaaacaagctacgtgagatgaagcgctagctaatatcaccctggattaccagagcactcagggttcctcagtatagcgctaTCGAGTGGCATTTACGCCCcgttagcgctgcggttagcagctaatgccaatgctaatgctgctgcaccaagccttagtgctggagaaacttcactgaaaactcacccttatacaaaatattctaaggaaatctaatcttactgtaaataaacagaagcacttaactcacccaaataaacagtgtttaggagagaaatctgtgtagattaacatccagcactcgaaaatgctttttttttaagcatttcagaAACATGGAGACCCCTTGCTCGCTTTAATGTAGGTATCCtcactagtgtcacttaaaatgcaccttataatccggtgctccttacaGTCTGAACAACATGGTTCCCTTACATCTTAAGAAACCTCACTCACAAGTTATCACCTCACCTCTTATacatcagtttacatactgatgTATCATGACTTTTGATATGTCAGTGTTTTTGTCgaacattgattgattgattgattgattgattgtgaaATGAAGAGGCAGTGTAACTCCAGCGCTCGTAAATCATCTTTATTGATCAATAGCTGAAGAGCTGAAGAGGAAAAGCCTGTAGCGTTTAATCCAGCAGGTGGAGGAACATCTGAACTACTGTATAACAGAGAATATCTGATAAATATTCATAATCTAAACTAATTTAACACTAACTTTAGACAGAATCCAGAACAGATCTCTGAGGAGTTTTTCTATATGGGGAAAATTAAACACCAAGCTCTAATGTATTTACAGATatgtaatactgaataattttCCTCAATTTATTAAAGAgcaaatctaatttttttttttcatttgttaaatTTGGTTTCcattatctattttttaaatatatggagTATACAGTATTTATGGGTCACaatcttggaaaaaaaaacattgtataattaaacacttaaacatattacagagcaaaaatgtataaatataaactcTCAGTTCTGGCCAAAAGCTCCACAGAGTGAGGGTCTGTGATTGGCCGAGGCGGCAGGCTGCTGGAAGGCCTGTGCTGAGCAGTGATaggactagggctgcaacgataagtcgatataatcgacaatgtcgattatttaaatttgacgacTACAAATTTaacacaacatattacatatttattcactaattaTCAgcactttaaacatttaaactacatgtggacatttaaatgccttcatgtttcatgttcagctgtttttctgttgtttttagaggtggaggacatggcagaaataatagttgactaatcgactaatcggaaaaataattatcagattagtcgactaccaaaataatcattagttgaagCCCTAGATAGGACAGTAGGACAGTAAAGGACGGCAGGAGGATCGGGGGGAGGTGAATCTCCGACTCTCAGACGATCTTAAACTCGCAGACGGACGCTCTCTCCAGCCGGCAGCTCTCATCCGACCACTTCCCCCCGGCCGAGGCCGACAGGGCGGCGCAGTTCTCCGCTGTCCCCCCGTCCGGCTGCGGGGGACGGGACGAGGCCTCCCAGTTCCTGTAGGTCACTGCGGTGCCGGCCAGGTCCACCCACGCCCCCTCCGACCGCATGTCGTTCAGGCCGAGCCAGACCCGTGTGTCCGGACCCAGACTCTCCCGAACGTACTGGGTCAGCTGCTCGTTCTCCAGGCCACTGAGGGGCGCACTCAGGGTCCCGCCCTTAGCGATGCAGTCCTCGCTGGCCGTGTGGTAGCTCTTCTGCTGCGGGTCGGCCAGGAGACACTTCCCCTGGATCTTCTTCCCCCGCAGACACACTGAGGaacatttaaacataaaacattatttaaaacgtTTCAGTACGATTAGTGGATTACATTCCTCGTTAAGATGTTATTCTGCTATAGCTGTGACTAAagctctatccggatgggataAAACTCCTGCACCAGGACTGCAACTGaacaaacaggaggaccagtgagtttttaggctttctcggtcacatgacatcacgttcagtagcttctccatttccactcgctgttgtgttttttttacatggatctccatagAAACCatggtgcgcccaaagtgtaattacggtgtgcagcagtggacaaatatctattttattaaacgcgaggagaagaaactcagagatgtgcgtccggacgggactaaaattaccggaggagcacggagttcagagaaaaacagtagataattcagcctgtaattttctcagaggacgtctgagaaataaaacacctacatgatcgttctggacgggaataaaatcacagaggataaaaaaaacccataaaagataaaattaccccagaacgCCCTGAGAAAATAATACTGTCCAGATAGAGATTAAGATACTGCTATGCTACAGGGGTTGTATGCTAtggtatgtggttgctgtggtgtaggTATTTGTTGCTATAGTATAGATGTGGATTgaacacttaataataataatttagttattttatttatattgttttttattggtcGAGGTTCTGACCTGTCTGCAGGGCCTGCTTCTCCTTCAGCAGATTCATCTCCGCCACGATATCATTAATCTGCTTCTGCAGCTCCTCTACCACACTGCTGCTCACCCCCTCCaacactgagagacagacagagagagagagacagagagagagacagagagaaagagagaggtttaGATGGTTCTAGAAGAAACCGGCAGGAACATTTAATGAAGCAATAATaaactcgaggtttgtgctataatgtgtaatattggcactgctgggcacgaggccaatattacacattgtagcacgaacctcgagtgtatcaTTGTGATTGTACCACAgatccattatcactgtttattaaaagattttaaagagttaaagaggaggagaaaataggatctgtttggttataaaaactccaccagttaaaatagttccattgctgctctgtttgtagctgcgctgtttggtttgtaagcgctccatggttgctaggttacctgtatgtgggcgaagtaatacatggagagcttcggttacagtgcattaccggctgataatgacaCTCATAGAACGCCACTTAGCCAATTacactgcagggtcggaactaattgTGGTATAATGTTTTGCATCTGTAGATGATGCAGGTTTGACGGTGTAACAGTCTGAGATCAGTTATCCTGCAATTaccttatttatcttatttatactGCACAATAGCCACACACAGCATTAACATGCACCAATATTTGAAATATGCAGTATTTTAGgtattaaaaataaagtgttttttaatactaATATAGGGCGGACTGGATAAAGTCATATTTTTCAGATTTCATGAATTTAACCAATTGTCAGGtttccttttttattgtatttagctAATAACAATACTATGAATGCATCAACTCATTTCTGATAGAAATTAGCTTCAAATTAGAGTTTGCTATATGAattataaagtttaaaaaataaaatgaataaacgtttgaataaacttgtttttggttgcattacatcttttaattTGAATACAGACAAACAACATTATAACATGTTTTTACATTGGCTAATAGACCTCAGTTAATGTTAAATtatgacattgaatcaacgttttgAATGATTGGAGCTCTGAATTTTCTCTCACAGTGCCTTTAGGTgctttattatagtatagtatattatattattaaatatcccTTTCTACAAGACCAACACTACAGCtagaagaataaaatataaaaaaagacgtACACACTAATTTGAAGTACAGTTTAATAGTGCTCTCAGTACTGAGGATAAACCTGCTGTGAATTAaaaagttagctaactagctacatgGCTAACTAACTAGCACTAGCTACCTGCTtcttcagcattagcattaagagCTAGCCGCTAACATTATTAACTGATGTTAGTATGTAAGTAGTTAACTTGTTTTTTCCTGAGGTTTACAGTTTTACTGCAGTAAAAGGATTAGTTTACTGTTTGTTGGTTATTATTTTGAAGTGTTAATTAATTTATCTTTACAttactgtggtaaaaaaaaaaactgctatgaattaaaatgttaactagcactagctagctaactaactagcttactaggtaactaactaactagatATCTAACAAACCAATTAACTGGCTAACtaaataactagcttgctaaaccccAGCGAATCTTGAGCACTAACACgtaacaccatgcatgctgacaggagatgattttagcaacgcctcatcggcagatatcacgtcattttgggtatatacatggagtcagatcattagGGGGGTCAGAGCGTATGCTGGACGGTTGCTAACCGtactttgtatgttctcctggatccagtcctttgtaataaatacttggcttgctttcaacttcactccacctgtcttgACTCTCTATTCAACGAatacgtaggggagttgtaccccaggcgagaggtgggtgcggacccacctttcattttcatttctacaacagtaACTAACTAggtatttagctagctagcttgctaactaactaactagcgcTAGCTAACTGCTTCTTCAGCATTAGCATGGGGAGCTAGCTGCTAACATTATATAGTAAGTGATGTTAGTTTGGGCTTATTTTATTCTGAGGTTTATGTTTGTACTGCAGTAAAAAGAATAGGTTTACTCTTGGTTGGTACTTATTTGAAGTGTTAATTAATTTATCTTTACATTACTGTGGTAAAAACCTGCTGTTAACtagcactagctagctaactaactagcttaataggtaactaactaactagctatctaactcactaactaactgGCTAACTAACTAATTAGTTGACTAAATAACTAGTTAGATAACTGGCTAACTCATTAACTATGttactaggtaactaactaggcAGTTGACTAGCTTGataactaactaagtaactaacaaactaactaactaacttactaggtaactaactagatagctagcttgctaactaactagctaactaatcaactaactaactaactaggtaGCTACTTGCTAGCCTGCTAAATAACTGGCTAACTAACTGCTTCTTCAGCATTAGCATGGGGAGCTAGCTGCTAACATTGTGTAGTAATTGATGTTAGTTTGGGCTTATTTTATTCTGAGGTTTACATTTGTACTGCAGTAAAATGATTAGTTTACTGTTGGTTGgtaattatttttaagtgttaattaatttattttgctgTGAATTAAAATGTAACCTAgctctagctaactaactaccttACTAACTAATGTACAAACTGGCTAGCAAACTAACTTCTTGGCTAACtaaataactagcttgctaactGGTCAACTAAATAGCGTACTAACTACCTAACTATTACTAACTACTAACTACCGCTAACTAGGTAACTGACTGACTAGCTTGCTAACtaattttaaaaaggaaaaaataacagAGAGGGGGAAATATTCACAGAGAGTGTTCATTTATTTAGTAAtgatattatttattcatttgtttttgtgTTGATGTTTACTGATATTTTGTTTCTGAAGTTTGTTTAAAAGTAGAAAATTCCCTTTTCCCTTTTATTTTCCATAACACTGATTCTTGCTGTACATAATTGTACTTGATTTAGCATATTTTACTACAGTAATATGATTAAATATGATTTGAAGTTTGTTGGTATTTATTGTGAAGGGTTAACTAATTTACCTTTACATTACTGTGGTAAAAACCCGGCTGTGAATTAAAATGTTAGCTCTCTAGGACTGTAgattttttgttgaaaaatattgaaaatataaattttatttttatttaaaaatcaatttaaaatgttaatctgctgtaaataataattatacatgTAATCATCTTGATTTAGGACATCAGTAAACAGTCACACACCAGAGGATCCCGTTCTAAGGTTTGTAAGAACCTGGTGTATTACTGTACCAAGCTAATTACATTTCACAGTAAAATAACaggcaaaataataattaatttaaaactaaATTTTAAAACTGACAAGAAAACTGCATGAATAGTTTCAGTATTGACAACAAAGTTTGGAAACACCAttcactgtttttattgtttcctACATTTCCATACTGTAAATAGTGAAgggatccagactatgaagaaacacataaggaatcatgagcCTGATGAGTGCCAGATTCACCAAtgtaatgtttttgattgtcttttcttcttttcgaaatgactgaccttcatttcttcttaaagtattttttatctttacttagttgagtatttcttctcataatctggattagaacattactcaaatattcactattcactgtatacctgtaactctacctcttcactactttactttaactgatgctctcaaacactttattaagagacaagaaattcaagtaattaactcttgatgagttcagcacagctgttaactgaaagcctgaattccaggagactctacctcataaagctgactgagaaaatccagcagagatgttcaaaactgatcatctaaacaagaggagctactttgtagaatctaaataattccatatgttttcttcatattttggatgagtttagtaatAATCGACAatagcagaacatttttaaatgataaaaaacactggatttagGGTTTGTCTtaatatttgactggtactgtgtgtttAATTTTTATATTCTGAATATTTACAATACTGAGGTTTATGAGAACTATGTGTatcattttaacaaaaaaaaagcattacttaaattactgaattaatgtttaaaaactttTATATGACCTAAAGTTTTATAAGTGAAGTTTTCCTACCTTTTTtaatgatgggtttctttttaGGAGCGCTCTGCTGCTCCGAGACCTGGATCAGGATCATTCCGATCAGGAGACACACCGTCCTGAACTCCATCCTGAACATCCTGCAGAGTTCTGGAGCTGATCTACACTGCTGCACTAAACCTGCTGCTGCCTCACAGCACCAGGAGGTGTGGTGCTcatacacacataacacacacacacacacacacacacacacacacactcatacacacccacccactcatacacacccacacacacacacccacacccaccacacacacacacacacacacacacacacacacacacacacacacacacacacacacacacacacccacccactcatacacacccacacccaccacacacacacacacacacacacacacacacacacacacacacacacacacacacacactcatacacacacacacacacacacccacacccaccacacacacacaccacattcatacacacataacacattcatacacacataacacacacacacacacacactcatacacacccacacacacacacccacacccaccacacacacacaccacattcatacacacacacacacacacacacacacactcatacacacactcatacacacccacacacacacacccacacccaccacacacacacaccacattcatacacacacacacacacacacacactcatacacacactcatacacacactcatacacacactcatacacacccacacccaccacacacacacacaccacattcatacacacacacacacacacacacacacataccacacacacacacacacacatttttacattttaacacagttatctgaactttctcctccttatattttaataaaaacagtctcgttactcctgtttcatttcagctggttttcattccggcttctcatcgttctataaaacccctatccagataaatctctccatccagatagagtgaatctgattgtgattggatgtagagaagtataaacatataccattccctctccctattggtttatactgtgatccatcacacctgcacacgtcaaccccccccccccaagcccCCCCCCACCACTCCAGCAAGAatat
Proteins encoded in this window:
- the clec3bb gene encoding tetranectin, with protein sequence MFRMEFRTVCLLIGMILIQVSEQQSAPKKKPIIKKVLEGVSSSVVEELQKQINDIVAEMNLLKEKQALQTVCLRGKKIQGKCLLADPQQKSYHTASEDCIAKGGTLSAPLSGLENEQLTQYVRESLGPDTRVWLGLNDMRSEGAWVDLAGTAVTYRNWEASSRPPQPDGGTAENCAALSASAGGKWSDESCRLERASVCEFKIV